The genomic window ataaacaaaagtgaaagttcattttgacagtgtTCAGACGCCATTACAGGGTGTGAGAGCTCGgctgaaaaacacagaatcGAAGTGCTGGAATTAATGCTGAGAGAAATACATAAACTCGGTGAgtctgacatatttaaaaaggAGTTAGATACCAAAAAGATGTCTGAAAGGACTCTTTTTCAACGTTACCTGAACTGCCACGTGTGTGCAGAGACTTTCACAGATCCTGTGTCTCTGAGCTGCAACCACAGCTTCTGTTCAAGCTGCCTGCAGACATTCTGGGAACAAACTGAGAACAAGAACTGTCCCATCTGTAAAAGAAAGTCATCAAAAGATCATCCAATAGTAAACTTTACACTGAAGGAACTGTGTGACTCGTTTTCTGGGAGACTGAAAGTGGGATCGTCTGagacagaaaaaggagagaagaaggtgGAGGTGGTGTGTAGTAAACATCAAGAAGAGACTAAACTGTTCTGTAAAGATGAACAGAGAGCTGTGTGTCCTGTCTGTGAGTGTTCTCTCCACCAGAGTCACACTGTGGTTCCTCTAGATCAAGCAGTCAGGGAGCTGAAGGAGCAGCTGAAACCTGACTTAAAGTCTCTACAGGACAAGaggaacaaatacaaacaagtgGAGGAAACATACAAAGAAGTGATTCAACACTCCAAGAAGCAGCTGTTGTCCACAGAGAGGAAGATCAGAGCAGAGTTCAACAAGCTCCACCAGTtcctgaaagaggaagagaagtccagactgacagctctgagggaggaagaggagcagaagggGAAGACgatcagcagagagatgaagaggattCAGGAGcagatctcctctctgtcagacaGTATCTGTGCTGTTGAAGAagacctgcagaaacacaacgtGGCCTTCCTCAGCAGTTATAAACCCACTCAGACCAGAGCCAGAGTCCAGTGCTCAGAGTCAGATCCACAGCTGGTCTCAGGAGCGCTGATAGATGAGGCCAAACACCTGGGCAACCTGTCCTTCAGAGTCTGGGAGAAGATGAAGGACAGGGTCCACTACAGTCCGGTCATTCTGGACCCAAACACTGCAAGCCGCAGTCTCTATCtgtctaattttccttttcttttctgttttatcatatttgtcattttaattatgttcttttatgcctgtctgaatgtctccaatgcttttaatgtgttaatgtaaagcacattgagttgccctcgtgtatgaaatgcgctatacaaataaagctgccttgccttgccttgccttgccttgccttgccttgccttgccttgccttgatgaTCTGACCAGTGTGAGACGAGGAGACACAGATCAGCAGCTTCCTGACAATCCAGAGAGAAACACTAAGTATGTCATTGTTCTGGGCTCTGAGGGCTTCAGCTCAGGGAAACACAGctgggaggtggaggtgggagaCCATCCTGGCTGGAATGTGGGTTTGGCTAAAGAGTCAGCTGACAGGAAGGGAGAGTGTTTTGTTTCACCAGAATATGGATTCTGGTGTTTATTGCATCGCAGTGGAAAATACTCAAATGGTCTTAATGAGACTGTCACAGTGAAGAAGAGTCTCCAGAGGATCAGAGTCCAGCTGGACTATGACAGGGGAGAGGTGTCCTTCTACGACCCTGAAGACATGACTCACATCTACACTcacagagaaactttcactGAGAGAGTCTTCCCATATTTCTGTGTTCTGAAGTCTGGTGATGCTAAAACTGTTGACATCAAAATCTCTGAAACTGACGTGAGCATTGATATGTGCTGAATACTCTAAATGTATTACAATACCTTGAAGAAGTTTACTACTATATGTTTTAATAGAGGTTCAAACTATTTTCAGTGAGGTCTATGCCTTatattcagtttgtttttgtttactctaCTTAATCAACGACTGGACATTTCCCATCTGTGTGCTTGTGAAACTTTTTGGATTTTTGGggctttatgcttttattttgaaaagacagTTTGAAAGAGACATGCACTGAATCCTGCCTGGACCAGGAATCTATTCTATGACCAGTGTGCAGAgagctgtagcctctgtacatgaagGCGCCCTCTCTACTGACTGAGTGAAATCTGCACTCTGTGCCTCTGAATCTTTGATGATCATCAGACAATAACTGTTGCACGCTAAGATTTGTGTCTTCTGGTGAGGTGTTTCTGAGTCTTTTacaaattcatttttattcttcagaATATGTTCTTAAGTATGTGGAATTATTTTGAAATCCTGACAAAGCTTAAAGGGATTCATGCAATATTATTGTTgtcatcatttcctgttttcatgCAATTCACTGtgtaaatgtgcaaaaaaaaaaacattgattaaatcaGGTACATTCTTTGTGactcaataaaacaataatatctTCAATCTTAATGAGCATGAGTTTATTGAACGTTACAAGTATTTTAATCAACAGGTAAGCAAGACTAAACTATGTTATAAATTAACAAATCAGAGCTGTTAGCATCCTGTTAATGGCGTCTTGTTTTGAGTCAAAGTAGAAAcagtttattccagtttggGATTTTTAGTTTAATGTATTTTTGTCAATCCTTTAAATTATGCAGTTCATCTatgaaacatatttaatattctttatgttattttcttaaaggtgaGTTTTATGAAGAATTTGTGATCAGCATAGAGGATGAACCTGCAGCACTGTTTGGTTTAACATattatgtttctgttcaaatgattcattttaactttttgaCATGTGTTCATGCCAGCAGTCTTAGAAATGTACAACACAAATATGTCTTTAAAGAGGTTGTGTTATTAAAAAAGGCAAtacaagttatttttaatgcaaatgATAATAAACAGTTCTACAAGagttctcaatcaatcaatctttatttatatactacCTTTCATAAAGATTGAAtgtaattcaaagtgctttaaagcgattgataaaacaagaaagaagcagaagtaaaataatGGCAGAACATACTACATATTAAAGAACAGCAAATAACTTGAGTAATATCTTTTGTTACATAATTTAGCCTGTCTCTGCTAAAAAGTCAAGAgtaaacattcttcatgtgaccacCATGCCTATATTTAGATTCTctttaatcaaataaaaaggccatgaacgcaaaatacaAAGTCTGCATTACACTTTTACCACGGTCCCTGGacgcacctgcagtgacagtcgGTTCACTGCACTCTGAAACTAACACTGCAGCAGGGGCGTTGCTAGGCATAAAGCTCTACTTGATCACAGGCCCCCTACTATTTCCCcttgctctcacacacactcacacacacacacacacacacacacacacacacacacacacacacacacacacagacacacacacactgcatctctatttacagaatattataaccagggaaagctttcaaaccattgtgaatttaatgatgtttctttttaacccaaagcagtgctggggatagtgggacttcacttgtttaggAATTAATGAATGTAAGGGAAACACTGCGGTGGATGCAACAAATTAACAACTGCGCCTAAAGTCTTTTCCTTTACTTCCGATGGCCAGTCCGCCCCTGATACTGGggcacagctcatttatactGAGGCACATGCCCCAGTAAAGGGGGTCTGGCGACGCCCCTGCACTGCAGCCATGAACTGTACCAAAGGttatgatagtgatgatgacaTCTATAAGAAGTGTTTTTATACTCTCAGTattcgcttacggccataccaccctgaacacgcccgatctcgtctgatctcggaagctaagcagggtcgggcctggttagtacttggatggaagaccgcctgggaataccaggtgctgtaagtgTTTTACTTCTATTTACAGACAGCAAAGGGCAATGCAGCTGCTGCAATATAAACAATGATCAGACagttcaataaaacatatattttaaatgctaaaacaattacattttattcattttagagGCTATAATAAAAATGGAATCAAGCTTTTGATTCACTCTCACTTCAACTTACTAGAAACCTTAGTTACTCAGAACAAGATGACCTTAAACAACAATATGTGATATGACTATTATTAAAGTCCTGTATGTTTCCATTTGGCTCCAATACTCAGAAGAGTTCATTTAGACTTTTTCAGCACTGAATGAGCAACATCGAATGTATCTTTCTAAGCACcatctgcagtctgctggggcaAGATAGGaaagaacgagagagagagagagagagcgataagAGGAAACACGAGGTTGAGAGCAAAAGAGAGTGGAGGGAGAGAATTGAATGAGGGATAGAAAAGGGAAAGAGCAAAGAATATGGTTGCAGTAATAAAAGTAAGGAgcattacagtatttctcaatcactaaaacactaaaccctattgtctgaaccaagTTACTTAgcggcctgaacccatgtattgaatcagtcactcttttggaaAAACtataagcacttttcacctctTAGACACAACTtgaaaacacattctcactcactaaaacatgttgcgctgtgatgcacttgtgttgcgtaatggtaagcacagggagcaaaagttaaacatatttgaagcacaggtgtcacagcttaaacacaaccactcaaaaactgatcacacttgttgctaatgatgtgaggaaaccaatataagcctGGATCCGGCATGCCAGGGTTTTGTCCCCCGTTGCCTGGCCAGGGAGAATGTggcctgtgatgtggatgaagtcctgtggcctgacccagcacgtagacctgatgctgtggctgaatgGTTGTAGATACTGTAAGCACTTCAGTTGGATTTTGTGGATTACACTGTAATgtgcttctcatttatatttgtttttactctATTTTTATTGAATACAGGTGCTACATCCAAAGaggattgttttgttgttgttacaaaattcatttagcctattgtgaacaataaacattatttctacacCTTCATGTCCTGagtattgtgttttcagttatttgatgtagtgtgtaattactgctcagtattgtttttaattttgattgacatCTGACAACAtcgtttggttttgcaggaagagtcagagttttggtgaatgtagttttaaaaattgggttttgtgctcatagtgttgagaaaagcgcGGCGGATGTCAAGAAAtatgttttagcaattgagcaTACTGTAAGTTAGGGTGGTTAGTGAGAGGTGAAGTGTACAGCAGGCGGAGTGGAGAAGGGTGTTTGATGCAGGACAAAGCAGGTATTGTTATTGATAAGAATTTGGGGTATTCTATAACAGTCAGCCACATACTACAGTTGATGTGTTAAAGGACAAATTTAGCTCTCTATGCCTCAACATGAATCTCTGGTGGGTCCTCATAATGCCAGCACTTGTAGCCGCATTTTTGACTCTTTGGCAACATGTTCTTCTTAATCTACTGTGCAGTGAAAAGGGGGCTGGCAAATGTGTaagtaaagaaaaatgtgtttataaagcacttttaaaacactCTCTGAATACAATGAATCATTGAAAAGTAGTATTGCTAaatttaattacttttttcttctttttgcaaaATAACTGTCTCTCCAAGGACATTATATTGTTCAAAAGCAAAACATAAAATTGTAAAACATCAAATGACAGTGATTTGTCTCCATCTGCTGGTGCAAAAATGGCATTGTGGAATTTCTACAGGTGTGTTTTTAACCTGTGACTGACGTAAACAAGAAGAAAGCAGATCTTGGCGACATTACTGGGTGTGAGAGCTCGgctgaaaaacacagaatcGAAGTGCTGGAAGCAGTGCTGAAAGAAATACATAAACTCGGTGAgtctgacatatttaaaaaggAGTTAGATACCAAAAGGATGTCTGAAAGGACTCTTTTTGAACATTACCTGAACTGCCACGTGTGTGCAGAGATTTTCACAGATCCTGTGTCTCTGAGCTGCAACCACAGCTTCTGTTCAAGCTGCCTGCAGAAATTCTGGGAACAAACTGAGAACAAGAACTGTCCCATCTGTAAAAGAAAGTCATCAAAAGAACATCTATTAGTAGACTTTTCGCTGAAGGAACTGTGTGACTCGTTTTCTGGGAGACTGAAAGTGGGATCATCTGagacagaaaaaggagagaagaaggtgGAGGTGGTGTGTAGTAAACACCAAGAAGAGACTAAACTGTTCTGTAAAGATGAACAGAGAGCTGTGTGTCCTGTCTGTGAGTTTTCTCTCCACCAGAGTCACACTGTGGTTCCTGTAGATCAAGCAGTCAGGGAGCTGAAGGAGCAGCTGAAACCTGACTTAAAGTCTCTACAGGACAAGaggaacaaatacaaacaagtgGAGGAAACATACAAAGAAGTGATTCAACACTCCAAGAAGCAGCTGTtgtccacagagacacagatcaGAGCAGAGTTTAACAAGCTCCACCAGTtcctgaaagaggaagaggagtccagactgacagctctgagggaggaagaggagcagaagggGAAGACTAtcagcagagagatgaagaggattCAGGAGcagatctcctctctgtcagacaGTATCTGTGCTGTTGAAGAagacctgcagaaacacaacgtGGCCTTCCTCAACAGTTATAAACCCACTCAGACCAGAGCCAGAGTCCAGTGCTCAGAGTCAGATCCACAGCTGGTCTCAGGAGCGCTGATAGATGTGGCCAAACACCTGGGCAACCTGTCCTTCAGAGTCTGGGAGAAGATGAAGGACTGGGTCCACTTCAGTCCGGTCATTCTGGACCCAAACACTGCACACGGCAGTCTCTATCTGTCTGATGATCTGACCAGTGTGAGACATGGAGACACATGTCAGCAGCTTCCTGACAATCCAGAGAGACACACTAATGGTCCAATTGTTCTGGGCTCTGAGGGCTTCAGCTCAGGGAAACACAGctgggaggtggaggtgggagaCCATCCTGACTGGAATGTGGGTTTGGCTAAAGAGTCAGCTGACAAGATATTTGTATCACCAGAACATGGACTCTGGCGTTTATTGCATCGCAGTGGAAAATACACAAATGCTGTTAGTGAGACTTTCTCAGTGAAGAAGAGTCTCCAGAGGATCAGAGTCCAGCTGGACTATGACAGGGGAGAGGTGTCCTTCTACGACCCTGAAGGCATGACTCACATCTACACTcacagagaaactttcactGAGAGAGTCTTCCCATATTTCTGTGTTCTGAAGTCTGGTGATGCTAAAACTGTTGACATCAAAATCTCTGAAACTGACGTGAGCATTGATATGTGCTGAATACTCTGAATGTATTACAACACCTTGAAGAAGTTTACTAGTTATATGTTTTAATAGAGGTTCAAACTATTTTCAGTGAGGTCTATGCCTTATTTTCAGTTTGCTTTGTTTACTCTACTTAATCAACGACTGGACATTTCCCATCTGTGTGCTTGTGAAACTTTTTGGATTTTTGGggctttatgcttttattttgaaaagacagTTTGAAAGAGACATGCACTGAATCCTGCCTGGACCAGGAACCTATTCTATGACCAGTGTGAAGAgagctgtagcctctgtacatgaagGCGCCCTCTCTACTGCCTGAGTGAAATCTGCACCCTGTGCCTCTGAATCTTTGATGATCATCAGACAATAACTGTTGCACGCTAAGATTTGTATCTTCTGGTGAGGTGTTTCTGAGTCTTTTacaaattcatttttatttttcagaatatGTTCTTAAGTATTTTGAAAACCTGACAAAGCTTAAAAGGGATTCATGCAATATTATTGTTgtcatcatttcctgttttcatgCAATTCACTGtgtaaatgtgcaaaaaaaaaaatcactgattAAATCAGGTACATTCTTTGTGactcaataaaacaataatatctTCAATCTTAATGAGGATGAGTTTATTGAATGTTACAAGTATTTTAATCAACAGTTAAACAAGACTAAACTATATGTTATAAATTAACAAATcagagctgttagcatcccgtTAATGGCGTCTTGTTTTGAGTCAAAGTAGAAAcagtttattccagtttggGATTTTTAGTTTAATGTATTTTTGTCAATCCTTTAAATTATGCAGTTCATCTatgaaacatatttaatattctttatgttattttcttaaaggtgaGTTTTATGAAGAATTTGTGATCAGCATAGAGGATGAACCTGCAGCACTGTTTGGTTTAACATattatgtttctgttcaaaTGATTCATTTTAACTTCTTGACATGTGTTCATGCCAGCAGTCTTAGAAatgtaaaacacaaatatgtctttaaagaggttgtgttattaaaaaaggcaatataagttatttttaatgcaaatgATAATAAACAGTTCTACAAGagttctcaatcaatcaatcaatcaatctttatttatatactacCTTTCATAAAGATTGAAtgtaattcaaagtgctttacagcgattgataaaacaagaaagaagcagaagtaaaataatGGCAGAACATactacatattaaaaaacagcaaataacTTGTGTAATATCTTGTGTTACATAATTTAGCCTGTctctgctaaaaagtaaaaaagttaacatttttcCTGTGGCCACCATGCCTATATTTAGATTCTctttaatcaaataaaaaggccatgaacgcaaaatacaAAGTCTGCATTACACTTTTACCACGGTCCCTTAacgcacctgcagtgacagtcagttcactgcactctgaaatgcattcaCGAAACTAACACTGCAGCAGGGGCGTTGCTAGGCATAAAGCTCTACTTGGGCACAGGCCCCTTACTATTTCCCCTtcctcactcacactcacacacacacacacacacacacacacacacacacacacacacacacacacacacacacacacacacacacacacactcgctgcatctctatttacagaatattataaccagggaaagctttcaaaccattgtGAATTTAATGAGGTTTCTTTTTAACCCAAAGCAGTGCTGGGGATAGTGGGACTTCATGTTTAggaattaatgaatgtatgggaaacactgcggtggatgcaacacattaacaactgcgcctaaagtcttttcctttacttccgatggccagtccgcccctgatactggggcacagctcatttatactGAGGCACATGCCCCAGTAAAGGGGGTCTGGCGACGCCCCTGCGCTGCAGCCATGAACTGTACCAAAGGttatgatagtgatgatgacatctataagaagtgtttttatacactcagtattcgcttacggccataccaccctgaacacgcccgatctcgtctg from Notolabrus celidotus isolate fNotCel1 chromosome 9, fNotCel1.pri, whole genome shotgun sequence includes these protein-coding regions:
- the LOC117818552 gene encoding nuclear factor 7, ovary-like — its product is MLREIHKLGESDIFKKELDTKKMSERTLFQRYLNCHVCAETFTDPVSLSCNHSFCSSCLQTFWEQTENKNCPICKRKSSKDHPIVNFTLKELCDSFSGRLKVGSSETEKGEKKVEVVCSKHQEETKLFCKDEQRAVCPVCECSLHQSHTVVPLDQAVRELKEQLKPDLKSLQDKRNKYKQVEETYKEVIQHSKKQLLSTERKIRAEFNKLHQFLKEEEKSRLTALREEEEQKGKTISREMKRIQEQISSLSDSICAVEEDLQKHNVAFLSSYKPTQTRARVQCSESDPQLVSGALIDEAKHLGNLSFRVWEKMKDRVHYSPVILDPNTASRSLYLSNFPFLFCFIIFVILIMFKKADLGDITGCESSAEKHRIEVLEAVLKEIHKLGESDIFKKELDTKRMSERTLFEHYLNCHVCAEIFTDPVSLSCNHSFCSSCLQKFWEQTENKNCPICKRKSSKEHLLVDFSLKELCDSFSGRLKVGSSETEKGEKKVEVVCSKHQEETKLFCKDEQRAVCPVCEFSLHQSHTVVPVDQAVRELKEQLKPDLKSLQDKRNKYKQVEETYKEVIQHSKKQLLSTETQIRAEFNKLHQFLKEEEESRLTALREEEEQKGKTISREMKRIQEQISSLSDSICAVEEDLQKHNVAFLNSYKPTQTRARVQCSESDPQLVSGALIDVAKHLGNLSFRVWEKMKDWVHFSPVILDPNTAHGSLYLSDDLTSVRHGDTCQQLPDNPERHTNGPIVLGSEGFSSGKHSWEVEVGDHPDWNVGLAKESADKIFVSPEHGLWRLLHRSGKYTNAVSETFSVKKSLQRIRVQLDYDRGEVSFYDPEGMTHIYTHRETFTERVFPYFCVLKSGDAKTVDIKISETDVSIDMC